Proteins from a single region of Desulfonatronum thiosulfatophilum:
- the fliN gene encoding flagellar motor switch protein FliN yields the protein MSTDQDKLAEEWAKALEEMDQGDEPEDPFEAASRAAGKESGDQSQDQEDLADEWAKALAVEEENQLKKEKQQKSFAAKTKEPNFKDLTSQAKAPKEKTKRDLDFILDIPLDVSAELGRTKLLINELLQLGQGSVVELNKLAGEPLEIFVNGKLVARGEAVVINEKFGVRLTDIISPIERVKQLA from the coding sequence ATGAGCACAGACCAAGACAAATTGGCAGAGGAATGGGCTAAAGCTCTGGAAGAGATGGATCAGGGCGACGAACCTGAAGATCCTTTTGAAGCCGCCAGCAGGGCGGCGGGCAAGGAAAGCGGCGACCAAAGTCAAGATCAGGAGGACCTGGCAGATGAATGGGCCAAGGCCCTGGCCGTTGAGGAGGAGAATCAGCTCAAAAAAGAGAAACAGCAGAAGTCCTTTGCCGCCAAAACCAAGGAGCCCAATTTCAAAGATTTGACATCCCAGGCCAAGGCTCCCAAGGAGAAAACCAAGCGGGACCTGGATTTCATCCTGGACATTCCCCTGGACGTGTCCGCGGAACTGGGGCGGACCAAACTGTTGATCAACGAATTGCTGCAGCTGGGACAGGGGTCAGTGGTGGAATTGAACAAACTGGCGGGTGAACCCTTGGAGATCTTCGTGAACGGCAAGTTGGTCGCACGGGGGGAAGCCGTCGTGATCAATGAAAAATTCGGTGTTCGCCTGACCGACATCATCAGTCCCATCGAGAGGGTAAAGCAACTTGCCTAA
- the fliP gene encoding flagellar type III secretion system pore protein FliP (The bacterial flagellar biogenesis protein FliP forms a type III secretion system (T3SS)-type pore required for flagellar assembly.), whose product MTLKEHHFPLILTNPGVKAAASLFLAALILLLLLPDPACAQPSPPTLNMTLSGGASEPGNVSIALEIMFLLTVLSVAPSILLTATCFTRIVIVFSFIRQAMGTQQMPPNQVLASLAIFLTFVIMMPVGKEINANALQPYLAEEIGFQDALFQAEQPMRAFLFKHTREKDLSLFYSITNMERPSNRDDVPTIILVPAFVISELKTAFQMGFLIYIPFLILDMVVASILLSMGMMMLPPVMISLPFKLLLFVMVDGWNLLIFSLVNGFA is encoded by the coding sequence ATGACCTTGAAAGAACATCATTTTCCACTCATCTTGACCAATCCAGGAGTCAAGGCGGCGGCTAGCCTGTTCTTGGCCGCCCTGATACTTCTGCTCCTTCTGCCCGATCCGGCCTGCGCTCAACCCTCGCCGCCCACCTTGAACATGACGTTGAGCGGCGGCGCCAGTGAGCCTGGAAACGTTTCCATCGCCCTGGAAATCATGTTCCTGCTCACCGTTCTCTCCGTGGCGCCGTCAATCCTGCTCACGGCAACCTGCTTCACCCGCATCGTCATCGTATTTTCCTTCATCCGCCAAGCCATGGGCACGCAACAGATGCCGCCCAATCAGGTTCTGGCCAGCTTGGCCATTTTTTTGACATTTGTGATCATGATGCCCGTGGGCAAGGAGATCAACGCCAATGCGTTGCAACCCTATCTGGCCGAGGAGATCGGTTTTCAGGATGCATTGTTTCAGGCCGAGCAACCCATGCGGGCATTTCTGTTCAAGCACACCCGGGAAAAGGATCTTTCGCTGTTTTACTCCATCACCAACATGGAGCGTCCTTCGAACAGAGACGACGTGCCGACCATCATCCTGGTTCCCGCATTCGTGATCAGCGAATTGAAAACCGCCTTTCAGATGGGCTTTCTGATTTACATTCCCTTCCTGATCCTGGACATGGTCGTGGCCAGCATCCTGCTCTCCATGGGCATGATGATGCTGCCTCCGGTGATGATCTCGCTTCCGTTCAAGCTCCTGCTGTTCGTAATGGTGGACGGCTGGAACCTGCTGATTTTTTCTTTGGTGAACGGCTTTGCCTGA
- a CDS encoding PDZ domain-containing protein, translated as MNSSRLMSIRMSTWLSRLVFPLAFGLAFAFILTGAWEYYSARSYVAVPGMVSASFVSKAAESWAPVILDQNILGLEVPDSGVSAPEPVKYLEPFAPLLLGTVTGTSPRALLRAGGNFLILDPGALIDGWVLSEVHLGSVVFISGDRRNEVLLWQKTADQEDADVSFSPLVATPQPWSAPAGATRVSLSRQDVQPILSDPNALLQMASFKPFSVDGRVGGFQVLSIRPNSLLSKIGLRNGDVLARIDGQTLTGPTQLLQAYSGMNRASLITLDVQRASQMQTYLVELN; from the coding sequence GTGAACTCTTCCCGTCTGATGTCCATCCGAATGTCCACCTGGCTTTCCCGGCTTGTCTTTCCGCTGGCCTTCGGTTTGGCCTTTGCGTTCATTTTGACCGGGGCTTGGGAGTACTATTCCGCCCGGTCATACGTTGCGGTTCCCGGTATGGTTTCCGCGTCCTTCGTCAGTAAGGCGGCAGAGTCCTGGGCCCCGGTGATTCTGGATCAGAATATCCTGGGACTGGAGGTGCCGGACAGCGGCGTGAGTGCTCCGGAACCCGTCAAGTATCTGGAACCCTTTGCCCCTTTGCTTCTTGGAACCGTTACCGGGACATCTCCTCGGGCCTTGCTCCGGGCGGGTGGAAATTTTCTGATTCTGGACCCCGGCGCCCTGATTGATGGATGGGTGCTGTCCGAGGTCCATCTCGGGTCCGTGGTTTTCATTTCCGGAGACAGACGCAATGAAGTCCTGCTGTGGCAGAAAACAGCGGATCAGGAAGACGCGGATGTTTCTTTTTCCCCACTTGTCGCCACGCCTCAGCCCTGGTCCGCTCCTGCCGGTGCGACCCGGGTCAGCCTTTCCAGGCAGGATGTGCAGCCGATCTTGTCAGATCCCAATGCATTGCTGCAGATGGCCAGTTTCAAGCCGTTCAGCGTGGACGGCAGGGTCGGCGGCTTCCAGGTGCTGAGCATTCGTCCGAATTCCCTGCTGAGCAAGATCGGGTTACGCAACGGCGATGTTCTGGCACGCATCGACGGGCAAACACTGACTGGACCGACGCAATTGCTTCAGGCCTATTCCGGAATGAACCGCGCATCCTTGATCACGCTTGATGTCCAACGGGCTTCCCAGATGCAAACTTATCTTGTTGAACTGAATTAA
- the secF gene encoding protein translocase subunit SecF — protein sequence MGLQIIRPDTRINFLKLRYAAFLLSGFLILVSIVSLVIKGGPQYGIDFSGGMIIQLKFDQQMEVGQVQQALQGTDLPGLAIQRFGTVQDNEFLVRTSTTDLSSDVVRRDLSARLEKNLPGVGHEIQRLEMVGPRVGADLRAQAMEALFYAVLLIAIYISGRFEKRWFPAVIMAAGLAGGIAALRWLGLPMELLVLAALVITVVLCWKLKLSYALGAVVALIHDVFITFGIFSLLNKELDLAIIAAFLTILGYSLNDTIVIYDRIRENIRDKVDMTLFSVINLSINQTLSRTILTSGTTLMVVLCLVLFGGGVIHDFALALFIGIAIGTFSSIFIASPILLGLTKISNMDLEAEAEPDQTLSTT from the coding sequence ATGGGTCTGCAAATAATTCGTCCGGATACCCGGATCAATTTTCTGAAGTTGCGCTACGCGGCGTTTCTGTTGTCCGGTTTTTTGATCCTCGTCAGCATCGTGTCGCTGGTGATCAAGGGCGGCCCCCAATACGGCATCGATTTTTCCGGAGGCATGATCATTCAGCTGAAGTTTGATCAGCAGATGGAGGTGGGCCAGGTTCAACAGGCCCTCCAGGGGACCGATCTTCCCGGTCTGGCGATTCAGCGTTTCGGTACAGTGCAGGATAATGAGTTTCTGGTCAGGACCTCGACGACCGATTTGTCTTCCGATGTCGTACGCAGAGACTTAAGCGCCAGGCTGGAGAAAAATCTGCCCGGCGTCGGCCATGAGATTCAGCGCCTGGAAATGGTCGGCCCTCGGGTTGGCGCTGATTTGCGCGCCCAGGCAATGGAAGCGCTCTTCTACGCCGTATTGCTGATTGCAATCTACATTTCCGGACGGTTCGAGAAGCGATGGTTTCCCGCCGTGATCATGGCCGCCGGACTTGCCGGAGGCATCGCTGCGCTGCGCTGGCTCGGCCTGCCCATGGAACTGCTTGTCCTTGCCGCATTGGTCATCACCGTGGTCTTATGCTGGAAACTCAAGCTTTCTTACGCTCTCGGAGCCGTGGTCGCCCTGATCCATGACGTGTTCATCACCTTCGGCATTTTTTCATTGTTGAACAAGGAACTGGATCTGGCCATTATCGCTGCGTTCCTGACCATTCTTGGATATTCACTCAACGACACCATCGTAATTTACGACCGGATCCGCGAGAACATTCGCGACAAGGTGGACATGACCTTGTTCAGCGTGATCAACCTGAGCATCAACCAGACGCTGAGCCGGACGATTCTCACATCCGGCACCACGTTGATGGTTGTTCTCTGCCTGGTTCTGTTCGGAGGCGGGGTCATTCATGACTTTGCGTTGGCATTGTTCATCGGGATCGCCATTGGAACATTTTCTTCAATTTTTATCGCGAGTCCTATTCTCCTCGGTCTCACCAAGATTTCAAACATGGACCTTGAAGCTGAGGCGGAGCCGGATCAAACCTTGTCCACGACATAG
- the gspD gene encoding type II secretion system secretin GspD has product MLTIGAWSRVLCLIVCLAVFPSGLTHAQDRENITGQRMTANLEGITLRDFILFVGQFTGRNIVFREDQIPPIKVSLHSQGPMTELELLAVLERVLASNNLDLVAQGDLYYILQGNLAGEILDPLRAPLDPGEEGELLTTVLRLDPRASGKQVTELLQPFASRFGMVMEIPQARALLLRDTRARVRKMQEVLDAVLAMGGRWNLELLPLHQAQAGETAQKIAQLYEELFSRGHLAETPVILAVEWSNSLLVAGSDEQLEAVRGLLLNLDQIVDSSADMSMYALKNAKAASAAEVLRSLLQGEQAGGGEGRPGRSVVVAADPETNSVLVLAEPRVQRQVESIVAHLDRGLDQVFVEALIVETSLTNSQELGVEWIVGGGGSDGIITGGFLGPSPSSLPPLMTQPLPGATGGPGVPVVPGGFTVGALGNVITFAGRQFSTLGALVSFMKTAHDFNILSTPQIMTLDNAEAEIFVGENRAYMVSEKLDAQNNPIQTFEYRDVGIRLKVTPHINAESSMIRMQVEQEVRNVIATDAANVRPTTRSRTTRTNVQIPDGFTMVISGLMQNDFAQDRRAMPGLSRIPVLGWLFRREGVSAEKRTLMVFLTARIINTMEQAEELTRNRMEGIRDAQIKSQELLQREFWRGGVQHEPDLPEYPAPR; this is encoded by the coding sequence ATGCTAACCATCGGCGCTTGGTCTCGGGTGCTGTGTCTGATTGTTTGCCTGGCGGTCTTTCCATCCGGCTTGACTCATGCTCAGGACCGGGAAAACATCACTGGCCAGCGGATGACCGCGAACCTGGAGGGAATCACCCTGCGTGATTTCATTCTTTTTGTTGGTCAGTTCACCGGCCGGAACATTGTTTTTCGAGAGGACCAGATCCCGCCCATCAAAGTTTCCCTGCATTCCCAGGGCCCCATGACCGAGCTGGAACTTCTGGCCGTGCTGGAACGGGTTCTGGCCAGCAACAACCTGGATCTCGTGGCCCAGGGCGACCTGTACTACATTCTGCAGGGAAACCTGGCCGGCGAGATACTCGATCCCTTGCGGGCGCCGTTGGACCCGGGGGAAGAGGGGGAACTGCTGACCACTGTCCTGCGTCTGGATCCGCGAGCGTCGGGAAAGCAGGTCACTGAATTGTTGCAGCCTTTCGCTTCCAGGTTCGGCATGGTGATGGAGATTCCCCAGGCCCGGGCACTGCTGTTGCGCGATACCCGGGCCAGAGTGCGCAAGATGCAGGAGGTTCTGGATGCGGTGCTGGCCATGGGAGGAAGATGGAATCTGGAGCTGCTGCCTCTGCATCAAGCCCAAGCCGGTGAGACCGCCCAGAAAATCGCCCAGTTGTATGAGGAACTCTTTTCCCGAGGCCATCTGGCCGAGACACCGGTCATCCTGGCCGTGGAGTGGTCAAATTCCCTGCTGGTAGCGGGATCGGACGAACAGCTTGAGGCGGTTCGTGGTTTGCTGTTGAACTTGGACCAGATCGTGGATTCCAGCGCGGACATGAGCATGTACGCATTGAAGAACGCCAAGGCCGCGTCGGCCGCTGAGGTGTTGCGCAGTCTGCTTCAGGGCGAGCAGGCCGGCGGGGGAGAGGGGCGTCCCGGCCGGAGCGTCGTGGTGGCCGCGGATCCGGAGACGAATTCGGTTCTGGTTCTGGCCGAACCGCGGGTCCAGCGGCAGGTCGAATCCATAGTCGCTCATCTGGATCGTGGTCTGGATCAGGTGTTCGTGGAAGCGTTGATCGTGGAGACAAGCCTGACCAACAGCCAGGAACTCGGGGTGGAATGGATCGTGGGCGGCGGAGGCTCCGACGGCATCATCACCGGTGGTTTCCTGGGGCCTTCTCCCTCCAGTCTGCCGCCGTTGATGACGCAGCCGTTGCCGGGGGCGACGGGGGGGCCTGGGGTGCCGGTTGTGCCCGGCGGCTTCACGGTGGGAGCCCTGGGCAACGTCATCACCTTTGCCGGCAGACAGTTCTCAACCCTCGGCGCACTGGTCAGTTTCATGAAGACGGCTCATGATTTCAACATTCTGTCCACTCCCCAGATCATGACATTGGACAATGCCGAAGCGGAAATTTTCGTGGGCGAGAACAGGGCGTACATGGTCAGCGAGAAGTTGGACGCCCAGAACAATCCCATCCAGACGTTCGAATACCGCGACGTGGGAATACGTCTGAAGGTGACGCCGCACATCAACGCGGAGTCCAGCATGATCCGGATGCAGGTGGAACAGGAGGTCCGCAACGTTATTGCGACCGATGCCGCCAATGTCAGGCCCACGACCAGGAGCCGCACCACCCGAACCAACGTGCAGATCCCGGACGGTTTCACCATGGTCATCAGCGGCTTGATGCAAAACGATTTTGCGCAGGACCGACGGGCCATGCCCGGTCTGTCGCGCATTCCGGTTCTGGGATGGCTTTTCAGGCGGGAGGGGGTTTCCGCGGAAAAAAGAACCTTGATGGTTTTTTTGACCGCCAGGATCATCAACACCATGGAGCAGGCTGAGGAATTAACCAGAAACCGCATGGAGGGCATCCGCGACGCCCAAATAAAAAGTCAGGAATTGCTGCAACGCGAGTTCTGGAGAGGCGGCGTACAACATGAGCCTGATCTGCCGGAGTATCCGGCGCCGCGATGA
- a CDS encoding GspE/PulE family protein — protein MNGPAAVSAPDLSRLPADLVQEYLAFPRRNEFLPVAVENGNVLVWLRTAKARPLADFLAWKAGLKIRTELVSSEVFFPALEQALTLWEEDNPAEEDAGNDELEASGQELLGWSHEDAPIVRLVNRMLHQAVSQGASDIHFEGRENGFQVRFRVDGQLRMERRLDLAVQSTVLARIKVMGQMDVAESRAPQDGRFQVRVGRKDVDVRVSTMPTLNGEKAVLRILDRSKNILPLSDLGLEPEAVAAITRMITAPHGIILVTGPTGSGKTTTLYAALKELIRDSRNIMTVEDPVEYHLPGVNQVQVNRAAGVTFATAIRGFLRQDPDIILVGEIRDQETAGTAVQASLTGHLVLATLHTNDAPTAVTRLLEMGVEPFLLASSLHLVIGQRLVRLNCPLCSAPVNGGDLESACTPKFFEAAEVNANGANGNPLSSTRLRGSGCDACRQSGYRGRQGVFELMPVDEALRSLIVQKASVEQLRQRLRAQGFQTMHDHGSRLVAAGKTTQEELLRVTSL, from the coding sequence ATGAATGGTCCAGCTGCCGTCTCCGCTCCGGACCTGAGCCGGCTGCCCGCGGATCTTGTCCAGGAATATCTGGCTTTTCCCCGGCGCAACGAGTTTTTGCCCGTTGCCGTCGAAAATGGAAACGTTCTGGTGTGGCTTCGTACGGCCAAGGCCAGGCCTCTGGCGGATTTCCTGGCCTGGAAAGCAGGCTTGAAAATCAGAACGGAACTGGTTTCCAGCGAAGTTTTTTTTCCGGCTTTGGAACAGGCTCTGACCTTGTGGGAGGAGGACAATCCCGCGGAAGAGGATGCCGGAAATGATGAACTTGAAGCATCCGGCCAGGAACTGCTGGGCTGGTCCCACGAGGATGCGCCCATTGTTCGGCTGGTGAACCGGATGCTGCATCAAGCTGTCAGCCAGGGGGCCAGCGACATCCATTTCGAAGGCCGGGAAAACGGCTTTCAGGTGCGGTTCCGAGTGGACGGGCAATTACGCATGGAACGCAGGCTGGATTTGGCTGTGCAATCCACGGTTCTGGCCCGGATCAAGGTCATGGGCCAGATGGACGTGGCGGAGAGCCGGGCGCCGCAGGATGGCCGGTTCCAGGTACGGGTTGGCCGCAAGGATGTGGATGTCCGGGTTTCGACCATGCCGACCCTGAACGGGGAAAAGGCCGTTCTGCGTATTCTGGACCGCTCAAAGAACATCCTGCCCCTTTCCGATCTCGGCCTGGAACCCGAGGCCGTGGCCGCCATCACGCGGATGATCACGGCGCCGCATGGGATCATTCTGGTCACCGGCCCCACGGGCAGCGGCAAGACCACGACGCTCTACGCGGCCCTCAAGGAGTTGATCCGCGACTCCCGAAACATCATGACCGTGGAAGACCCGGTGGAATATCACCTGCCCGGGGTGAACCAGGTCCAGGTGAACCGCGCAGCGGGCGTGACCTTTGCCACGGCTATCCGCGGCTTTCTGCGTCAGGACCCGGACATCATACTCGTCGGAGAAATACGGGATCAGGAGACCGCGGGTACGGCCGTGCAGGCTTCACTGACAGGGCATCTCGTGCTGGCCACGCTGCATACCAACGACGCTCCCACGGCGGTAACGCGGTTGCTGGAAATGGGCGTCGAGCCGTTCCTGCTGGCCTCGTCCCTGCACTTGGTGATCGGACAACGCCTTGTCCGCCTGAATTGCCCACTCTGTTCCGCGCCGGTGAACGGCGGGGATCTGGAATCCGCATGTACGCCCAAATTTTTTGAGGCTGCTGAGGTAAACGCCAATGGGGCAAACGGCAATCCCCTGTCTTCCACCCGGCTTCGCGGCAGCGGATGCGATGCCTGCAGACAGAGCGGATATCGCGGACGGCAGGGAGTTTTTGAACTGATGCCCGTGGACGAGGCTTTGCGGAGCCTGATCGTGCAAAAAGCTTCCGTGGAGCAGCTTCGGCAGCGCCTGCGCGCGCAAGGTTTTCAAACCATGCACGACCATGGCTCCAGACTTGTGGCCGCTGGAAAGACGACCCAGGAGGAACTGCTTCGGGTCACCAGCTTGTGA
- a CDS encoding tautomerase family protein, whose amino-acid sequence MPVMNVNIRAGRSLEQKDALAREITQAVHETIGALRESRYVLILENPGSLHFKDGQPLPEF is encoded by the coding sequence ATGCCCGTCATGAATGTGAATATTCGCGCAGGTCGGAGCCTGGAGCAAAAGGATGCCCTGGCTCGGGAAATCACACAAGCCGTGCACGAAACCATTGGTGCGCTTCGAGAGTCAAGGTATGTCCTGATCCTTGAAAATCCGGGCTCTCTCCATTTCAAGGACGGACAGCCATTGCCCGAGTTTTAG
- the fliO gene encoding flagellar biosynthetic protein FliO: MPNAVDTAPTWDFGFAALKMVGGLFLVLGVMFLILYLLKRYGHKAGLTRQLTSDLRLVGQLALGPRKTVVVVRYLNKDMVLGVTDNSITLLTETHHDLERTSFSTHLDQSRSQGGG; this comes from the coding sequence TTGCCTAACGCAGTCGACACCGCGCCAACATGGGATTTCGGCTTTGCGGCCCTGAAAATGGTCGGCGGATTGTTTCTCGTTCTGGGGGTGATGTTTCTGATCCTCTATCTGTTGAAACGGTACGGGCACAAAGCCGGATTGACCCGCCAGCTCACATCCGATCTGCGACTTGTGGGACAACTTGCCCTTGGACCGAGAAAGACGGTAGTGGTGGTCCGCTATTTGAATAAGGACATGGTGCTGGGAGTGACGGACAACTCCATTACGTTGCTGACGGAGACGCACCATGACCTTGAAAGAACATCATTTTCCACTCATCTTGACCAATCCAGGAGTCAAGGCGGCGGCTAG
- the yajC gene encoding preprotein translocase subunit YajC codes for MIFEPSLAFAMGANGAEGQGNPITAFIPLIVMFAIFYFLLIRPQQKKAKQHREVLGNLKKGDRVITAGGLYGRIHALNDDILTLEIGDNVKVQTNRNYIAGLAETETRPVSKEPK; via the coding sequence ATGATTTTTGAACCAAGTCTGGCATTTGCCATGGGGGCCAACGGAGCCGAAGGCCAAGGAAACCCGATCACGGCGTTCATTCCGTTGATCGTCATGTTCGCGATTTTCTATTTCCTGCTGATCCGTCCGCAGCAAAAGAAGGCAAAACAGCACAGGGAAGTCCTGGGCAATCTCAAAAAAGGAGATCGCGTCATAACTGCCGGGGGGCTTTACGGTCGTATTCATGCCTTGAACGACGACATTCTGACTCTGGAAATCGGAGACAACGTTAAAGTCCAAACCAACCGGAACTATATTGCCGGCCTGGCCGAGACCGAGACGCGCCCGGTGAGCAAGGAACCGAAGTAA
- the secD gene encoding protein translocase subunit SecD gives MKMSLRIRIVLAVLGLLLGGLYALPALVNIQGTFLARILPESEIRLGLDLQGGMHLTLGVDIPRGVANTMSQIGQDIRSEAQEDGIFVLRPQVVNDRLEFTLARGAQQDQLERLLRDRFNNLQILTKEVQDAGQVRYAMGMTGPYRAHLEDLLVDQAIKTIRNRIDQFGVSEPDIRRQAEGRIQVQLPGLQDPERAVAIIGRTAHLEFKLVDDQADLERALRGILPPDAELAYMQTRNPDGSISRSPIVIKRDTLMTGEFITDARVSFDQFNMAYVGLNFNARGARLFERITGENTGRRLAIVLDGNVHSAPVIQERISGGRASISGRFTTDEATDLALVLRAGALPAPVHIMEERTVGPSLGQESIERGLRAALFGGALILVFMLVYYSFSGIVANAVLCLNLLLVMAGLAAFGATLTLPGIAGIILTIGIAVDANVLIFERIREEIRRGLTPGAAIDEGYGRALKTILDANVTTVIAAVVLYQFGTGPIRGFAVTLILGILASMFTAVFVSRIFFDFWLKRRKPGTALSI, from the coding sequence ATGAAGATGAGTTTGCGAATACGGATCGTCCTGGCCGTGCTCGGCCTGCTGCTGGGCGGACTGTATGCCTTGCCGGCATTGGTCAATATTCAGGGCACTTTTTTGGCCAGAATCTTGCCGGAAAGCGAGATTCGGCTGGGGCTGGACCTGCAGGGGGGAATGCACCTCACCTTGGGAGTCGATATTCCGAGAGGAGTGGCGAACACCATGTCCCAAATTGGACAGGATATCCGCTCCGAAGCCCAGGAGGACGGCATTTTTGTGCTCAGGCCACAGGTCGTGAACGATCGACTGGAGTTCACCCTGGCCCGCGGGGCGCAGCAAGATCAGTTGGAACGTCTTTTGCGGGATCGTTTCAACAATCTTCAGATTCTGACCAAGGAAGTCCAGGATGCCGGTCAGGTCCGATACGCCATGGGCATGACCGGACCTTACCGCGCCCATCTTGAAGATTTGCTGGTGGACCAAGCGATCAAGACCATCCGCAATAGGATTGATCAGTTCGGCGTGTCGGAACCGGATATTCGCAGGCAGGCCGAAGGACGCATCCAGGTGCAGCTGCCCGGTCTTCAGGACCCGGAGCGGGCCGTGGCCATCATCGGCCGCACCGCGCACCTGGAGTTCAAGCTGGTCGACGACCAGGCGGATCTCGAACGCGCCTTGCGCGGCATTCTTCCCCCGGATGCCGAGCTGGCCTATATGCAGACACGCAACCCCGACGGCTCTATATCCCGATCGCCCATCGTCATCAAACGTGATACATTGATGACGGGAGAATTCATCACGGATGCCAGGGTCAGTTTCGACCAGTTCAACATGGCCTACGTCGGCTTGAACTTCAATGCCCGCGGGGCCAGGCTTTTTGAACGGATCACCGGCGAGAACACCGGTCGCAGACTGGCCATCGTTCTGGACGGAAACGTCCACTCCGCGCCGGTTATTCAGGAACGGATCTCCGGCGGGCGGGCCAGCATTTCCGGACGCTTCACCACGGATGAAGCCACTGATCTCGCCCTGGTGCTCAGGGCCGGAGCGCTGCCCGCGCCCGTGCATATCATGGAGGAGCGAACCGTCGGTCCTTCTCTCGGTCAGGAGTCCATCGAAAGAGGACTTCGCGCGGCCCTCTTCGGTGGGGCGCTGATTCTTGTATTCATGCTGGTCTATTACAGCTTCTCCGGGATTGTGGCCAACGCCGTGCTTTGCCTGAACCTGCTGCTGGTCATGGCCGGGCTGGCCGCTTTCGGCGCCACCCTGACCCTGCCGGGTATTGCCGGCATTATTCTGACCATCGGTATTGCCGTGGACGCCAATGTCCTCATTTTTGAGCGTATTCGGGAAGAGATTCGACGCGGATTGACGCCGGGAGCGGCTATTGACGAGGGCTACGGCAGGGCGCTGAAAACCATCTTGGATGCCAACGTCACGACGGTGATTGCGGCCGTGGTCCTGTATCAGTTCGGTACTGGGCCGATCCGAGGTTTTGCAGTGACACTGATTCTGGGCATTTTAGCTTCGATGTTCACCGCCGTGTTCGTGTCCCGCATCTTTTTCGATTTCTGGCTGAAACGGCGCAAGCCCGGCACCGCATTGAGCATTTAA
- the fliQ gene encoding flagellar biosynthesis protein FliQ: MTPEFVIGFARQAIELTLLIALPMLGIGLIVGVVVSIIQAATQIQEMTLTFVPKIISIFLALLFSFPWIMDKMVTFTTDLFLNLPNYVR, translated from the coding sequence ATGACACCTGAATTCGTGATCGGTTTTGCGCGGCAAGCCATCGAACTGACCCTGCTGATCGCCCTGCCCATGCTGGGCATCGGATTGATCGTCGGGGTGGTGGTGAGCATTATCCAGGCCGCGACGCAGATCCAGGAAATGACCCTGACCTTTGTCCCCAAGATCATATCCATTTTCCTGGCGCTTTTATTTTCCTTCCCCTGGATAATGGACAAAATGGTGACGTTCACCACCGACCTTTTTCTGAATTTGCCGAATTATGTTCGCTAA